The Sylvia atricapilla isolate bSylAtr1 chromosome 3, bSylAtr1.pri, whole genome shotgun sequence genome has a window encoding:
- the CCT4 gene encoding T-complex protein 1 subunit delta: MPESAPARAPGGAGNRAGTRAKGAYQDRDKPAQIRFSNIAAGKAVADAIRTSLGPKGMDKMIQDAKGDVTITNDGATILKQMQVLHPAAKMLVELSKAQDIEAGDGTTSVVVIAGALLDACSRLLQKGIHPTIISESFQKALDKGIEVLTNMAQPVELSDRETLLNSATTSLNSKVVCQYSSLLSPMSVDAVMKVIDPTTANSVDLRDIKIVKKLGGTIDDCELVEGLVLTQKVANTGVTRVEKAKIGLIQFCLSAPKTDMDNQIVVSDYAQMDRVLREERAYILNLVKQIKKAGCNVLLIQKSILRDALSDLALHFLNKVKIMVVKDIEREDIEFICKTIGTKPVAHIDQFTPDMLGSAELAEEVNLDGSGKLIKITGCTNPGKTVSIVVRGSNKLVLEEAERSIHDALCVIRCLVKKRALIAGGGAPEIELALRLNEFARTLRGMEAYCVRAYGDALEVIPSTLAENAGLNPIATVTELRNRHAQGEKTAGINVRKGGISNILEELVVQPLLVSLSALTLATETVRSILKIDDVVNTRG, encoded by the exons ATGCCCGAGAGCGCGCCCGCCAGAgcccccggcggggccgggaacAGGGCCGGCACCAGGGCCAAGGGCGCCTACCAGGACCGCGACAAGCCCGCCCAGATCCGCTTCAGCAACATCGCCGCCGGCAAAG CTGTTGCCGATGCGATTAGAACGAGCCTTGGACCAAAGGGAATGGATAAAATG ATTCAGGATGCGAAGGGAGATGTGACAATCACTAACGATGGTGCCACTATCCTGAAACAAATGCAGGTTCTGCACCCTGCAGCCAAAATG TTAGTAGAGCTGTCAAAAGCACAAGATATTGAAGCTGGTGATGGCACAACCTCTGTTGTTGTCATTGCTGGAGCTCTTTTGGATGCCTGTTCCAGACTTCTTCAGAAAG GAATTCACCCCACCATCATTTCGGAGTCATTCCAGAAGGCTCTGGACAAAGGTATCGAGGTGCTGACCAACATGGCCCAGCCCGTGGAGCTCAGTGACAGGGAGACCCTGCTGAACAGTGCAACAACTTCCCTCAACTCCAAG GTTGTGTGTCAGTATTCCAGTTTACTTTCTCCAATGAGTGTGGATGCAGTGATGAAGGTCATTGATCCAACCACAGCCAATAGTGTGGACCTCAGAGATATTAAAATTGTTAAGAAGTTGGG AGGCACAATTGATGATTGTGAACTGGTGGAGGGACTTGTCCTGACTCAGAAGGTGGCAAATACGGGCGTAACCAGagtggaaaaagccaaaatcgGCCTCATTCAGTTCTGCTTGTCTGCTCCAAAGACAGAT ATGGACAACCAGATCGTTGTTTCTGATTATGCCCAAATGGACAGAGTGCTGCGTGAGGAGAGAGCCTACATCCTGAACCTGGTGAAGCAGATCAAGAAGGCTGGGTGCAATGTGCTGCTCATTCAGAAGTCCATCCTGAG GGATGCTCTCAGTGACCTGGCCCTCCATTTTCTGAACAAAGTTAAGATCATGGTGGTTAAAGACATTGAAAGGGAGGACATTGAGTTTATATGTAAG acaATTGGAACTAAGCCTGTGGCTCACATTGACCAGTTCACCCCTGAcatgctgggctctgctgagctggcagaggaggtCAACTTGGACGGTTCTGGGAAACTAATAAAG ATTACAGGCTGCACAAACCCCGGCAAAACCGTGAGCATCGTGGTGCGTGGCTCCAACAAACTGGTCCTGGAGGAGGCCGAGCGCTCCATTCACGACGCCCTGTGTGTCATCAGGTGCTTAGTGAAGAAAAG ggCGCTGATTGCTGGCGGCGGTGCCCCGGAGATCGAGCTGGCGCTGCGGCTGAACGAGTTCGCGCGCACGCTCAGGGGCATGGAGGCCTACTGCGTGCGCGCCTACGGCGACGCGCTCGAGGTCATTCCCTCCACCCTGGCCGAGAACGCCGGCCTCAACCCCATCGCCACCGTGACAGAGCTCAGAAACAGGCACGCCCAAGGAGAGAAGACAGCTGGCATTAACGTCAGGAAG GGTGGCATTTCCAacatcctggaggagctggttgtgcagcctctgctggtgTCTTTGAGTGCACTGACCCTCGCGACAGAAACTGTGCGCAGCATTCTCAAGATCGATGATGTG GTGAACACTCGAGGATAA
- the FAM161A gene encoding protein FAM161A isoform X2 yields the protein MEDPHRAFCLAASCLRTPLDPRTRAPAALYERGPPPAAAQDDFDLDSNTNREQTTPPKRDCDKWIDFSKMYNSNQEYYLKLEELKNAHMETMAKLESMYRNKLCLKGAPPLDKRNDTSPKCCRPTWDKSSYQPLNLHKSFSDSDLSDPLGSSVSDASDEELVLEGNGSETGSSSFAKQQIEKMWDGFSLEDYISRAKHSLPSSPARRKVPKKHKVWSPRITVPKPFQMTIREAQRKEQNVKSKSRIELENHLVKKQLEEEAECQKKFRAKPVPAAVFLPLYHDIVQREEERRSSVRERSRLKLLAAQKPFKFIERERQRSESRKMLLKDVPPAENKTKAFRAKPVPKCVYSPDFNDRLKKEELYREIRIRMRAEELLRNSSVPNSRLALKETSKKKKHKSTEPKRTEHKPKIKSSVPNFELLHEKFQKRLLQQKEVKHLTVCEPFDLCTAYIPSKKGKILKDIQEDEEKLKETRWPFASPRRKPQVGQAGANSHLLGGAKSKSPKSTESTRRRLEALRNNEKQRRQEYWQELQEMEERVKQMPLLFERVTQKNARIAAEKYYSNRLRALGICPEFVSKKGRAAKSLQFSTAGDFTSIAVRERITRVKVKKGESFEEAAGDHPHSEQSWEEEEEEKGRGVKSSSPEEQSSDLEARASPDVLGAESSQHSEEEEEVKSGPSLGHSQEEEEEEEEEEAKADLSLGHSQEEEEEEAKADLSLGHSQEEEEEEAKADLSLDHSQEEEEEEEEAKAGPCHGHSEEEEEEEECRGSPGCGRSQEQQEAQSEPGALQYEDEEYESDGSEDKASDEEGD from the exons ATGGAGGACCCGCACCGCGCCTTCTGCCTGGCCGCCTCCTGCCTCCGCACGCCGCTCGACCCGCGCACTCGGGCCCCAGCCGCGCTCTACGAGCGggggccgccgcccgccgccgcgcaG GATGACTTTGACTTGGATTCAAATACCAACAGAGAGCAGACCACCCCTCCAAAGAGAGACTGTGACAAGTGGATAGACTTTTCCAAAATGTACAATTCAAACCAAGAGTATTATTTGAAGCTGGAAGAGTTGAAGAATGCCCACATGGAGACCATGGCAAAGCTGGAAAGCATGTACAGGAACAAGCTGTGTTTAAAAGGAGCACCACCCTTGGATAAGAGGAATGACACCTCTCCAAAGTGCTGTAG GCCGACTTGGGACAAGAGTTCATATCAGCCTCTTAACCTGCACAAATCCTTTTCTGACTCAGACTTAAGTGATCCCTTGGGCTCAAGCGTATCTGATGCGTCTGATGAAGAGTTAGTGTTGGAGGGGAATGGCAGTGAAACTGGATCATCCTCATTTGCTAAGCAGCAGATTGAAAAGATGTGGGATGGGTTCTCTCTGGAAGACTACATCTCCCGTGCCAAGCACAGCTTGCCCAGCTCACCGGCCCGCAGGAAGGTGCCCAAGAAACACAAAGTGTGGTCCCCCAGAATCACCGTGCCCAAGCCTTTCCAGATGACCATCAGAGAAGCTCAGAGGAAAGAGCAGAACGTCAAATCCAAGTCGCGGATTGAGCTGGAAAATCACTTGGTGaagaagcagctggaggaggaagcGGAGTGTCAGAAAAAGTTCCGAGCCAAGCCCGTGCCCGCCGCCGTCTTCCTGCCGCTCTACCACGACATCGTGCAGCGCGAGGAGGAGCGCAGGAGCTCtgtgagggagaggagcagacTCAAGCTCCTGGCAGCCCAAAAGCCGTTTAAATTCATCGAGAGAGAGAGGCAAAGGAgtgaaagcaggaaaatgctgttgaAAGACGTGCCCccagctgaaaataaaacaaaagcgTTCAGAGCGAAACCGGTCCCAAAGTGTGTTTATAGTCCGGATTTCAATGACAGGCTAAAGAAGGAGGAGCTCTACAGGGAAATCAGGATCAGGATgagagctgaggagctgctaCGAAATTCATCTGTACCCAACAGCAGGCTGGCCTTAAAAGAGACcagcaaaaagaagaaacacaagaGCACTGAACCAAAGCGAACGGAACACAAACCCAAGATCAAATCAAGCGTTCCCAATTTTGAGCTCCTACATGAGAAATTCCAGAAACGCCTCCTGCAACAAAAAGAAGTGAAACACCTCACAGTCTGTGAGCCTTTCGACCTTTGCACCGCATACATTCCCTCAAAAAAGGGCAAGATCTTGAAGGACATTCAAGAGGatgaagaaaaactgaaggaaacACGGTGGCCATTTGCCTCTCCGAGACGGAAACCTCAggtggggcaggcaggggcaaACTCACATCTCCTGGGAGGAGCAAAATCCAAATCTCCCAAGAGCACAGAATCCACGAGACGACGGCTAGAAGCCTTAAG GAACAACGAGAAGCAAAGAAGGCAGGAATATTGGCAAGAACTGcaagaaatggaagaaagagTAAAACAAATGCCATTGCTTTTTGAAAGAGTCACTCAG aaaaatgcCAGAATAGCTGCAGAAAAGTATTATTCAAACAGACTGAGAGCACTGGGGATCTGCCCAGAGTTTGTTTcaaagaaaggaagagcagCCAAGTCACTGCAATTCTCCACTGCTGGAGATTTTACCTCCATTGCTGTCAGAGAAAG AATCACCAGGGTTAAAGTGAAAAAAGGGGAATCCTTTGAGGAAGCAGCTGGTGACCATCCCCACTCTGAGCAgtcctgggaggaggaggaggaagagaagggaagaggtgTCAAGAGCTccagcccagaggagcagagcagtgatcTGGAGGCCAGAGCCAGCCCTGATGTCCTTGGGGCTGAATCCAGTCAGcacagtgaggaggaggaggaagtaAAGTCGGGCCCATCACTTGGCCATtcccaggaggaagaggaggaggaggaggaagaggaagccAAGGCAGACCTGTCACTTGGCCAttcccaggaggaggaggaagaggaagccAAGGCAGACCTGTCACTTGGCCAttcccaggaggaggaggaagaggaagccAAGGCAGACCTGTCACTTGACCAttcccaggaggaggaggaggaggaagaggaagccAAGGCAGGCCCATGCCATGGCCATtctgaagaggaagaggaggaggaggagtgcagAGGCAGCCCTGGGTGTGGCAggtcccaggagcagcaggaggctcaGTCAGAGCCCGGAGCCTTGCAGTATGAGGATGAGGAGTATGAGAGCGATGGCTCTGAGGACAAGGCCAGTGATGAGGAAGGGGACTGA
- the FAM161A gene encoding protein FAM161A isoform X3 — translation MEDPHRAFCLAASCLRTPLDPRTRAPAALYERGPPPAAAQDDFDLDSNTNREQTTPPKRDCDKWIDFSKMYNSNQEYYLKLEELKNAHMETMAKLESMYRNKLCLKGAPPLDKRNDTSPKCCRPTWDKSSYQPLNLHKSFSDSDLSDPLGSSVSDASDEELVLEGNGSETGSSSFAKQQIEKMWDGFSLEDYISRAKHSLPSSPARRKVPKKHKVWSPRITVPKPFQMTIREAQRKEQNVKSKSRIELENHLVKKQLEEEAECQKKFRAKPVPAAVFLPLYHDIVQREEERRSSVRERSRLKLLAAQKPFKFIERERQRSESRKMLLKDVPPAENKTKAFRAKPVPKCVYSPDFNDRLKKEELYREIRIRMRAEELLRNSSVPNSRLALKETSKKKKHKSTEPKRTEHKPKIKSSVPNFELLHEKFQKRLLQQKEVKHLTVCEPFDLCTAYIPSKKGKILKDIQEDEEKLKETRWPFASPRRKPQVGQAGANSHLLGGAKSKSPKSTESTRRRLEALRITRVKVKKGESFEEAAGDHPHSEQSWEEEEEEKGRGVKSSSPEEQSSDLEARASPDVLGAESSQHSEEEEEVKSGPSLGHSQEEEEEEEEEEAKADLSLGHSQEEEEEEAKADLSLGHSQEEEEEEAKADLSLDHSQEEEEEEEEAKAGPCHGHSEEEEEEEECRGSPGCGRSQEQQEAQSEPGALQYEDEEYESDGSEDKASDEEGD, via the exons ATGGAGGACCCGCACCGCGCCTTCTGCCTGGCCGCCTCCTGCCTCCGCACGCCGCTCGACCCGCGCACTCGGGCCCCAGCCGCGCTCTACGAGCGggggccgccgcccgccgccgcgcaG GATGACTTTGACTTGGATTCAAATACCAACAGAGAGCAGACCACCCCTCCAAAGAGAGACTGTGACAAGTGGATAGACTTTTCCAAAATGTACAATTCAAACCAAGAGTATTATTTGAAGCTGGAAGAGTTGAAGAATGCCCACATGGAGACCATGGCAAAGCTGGAAAGCATGTACAGGAACAAGCTGTGTTTAAAAGGAGCACCACCCTTGGATAAGAGGAATGACACCTCTCCAAAGTGCTGTAG GCCGACTTGGGACAAGAGTTCATATCAGCCTCTTAACCTGCACAAATCCTTTTCTGACTCAGACTTAAGTGATCCCTTGGGCTCAAGCGTATCTGATGCGTCTGATGAAGAGTTAGTGTTGGAGGGGAATGGCAGTGAAACTGGATCATCCTCATTTGCTAAGCAGCAGATTGAAAAGATGTGGGATGGGTTCTCTCTGGAAGACTACATCTCCCGTGCCAAGCACAGCTTGCCCAGCTCACCGGCCCGCAGGAAGGTGCCCAAGAAACACAAAGTGTGGTCCCCCAGAATCACCGTGCCCAAGCCTTTCCAGATGACCATCAGAGAAGCTCAGAGGAAAGAGCAGAACGTCAAATCCAAGTCGCGGATTGAGCTGGAAAATCACTTGGTGaagaagcagctggaggaggaagcGGAGTGTCAGAAAAAGTTCCGAGCCAAGCCCGTGCCCGCCGCCGTCTTCCTGCCGCTCTACCACGACATCGTGCAGCGCGAGGAGGAGCGCAGGAGCTCtgtgagggagaggagcagacTCAAGCTCCTGGCAGCCCAAAAGCCGTTTAAATTCATCGAGAGAGAGAGGCAAAGGAgtgaaagcaggaaaatgctgttgaAAGACGTGCCCccagctgaaaataaaacaaaagcgTTCAGAGCGAAACCGGTCCCAAAGTGTGTTTATAGTCCGGATTTCAATGACAGGCTAAAGAAGGAGGAGCTCTACAGGGAAATCAGGATCAGGATgagagctgaggagctgctaCGAAATTCATCTGTACCCAACAGCAGGCTGGCCTTAAAAGAGACcagcaaaaagaagaaacacaagaGCACTGAACCAAAGCGAACGGAACACAAACCCAAGATCAAATCAAGCGTTCCCAATTTTGAGCTCCTACATGAGAAATTCCAGAAACGCCTCCTGCAACAAAAAGAAGTGAAACACCTCACAGTCTGTGAGCCTTTCGACCTTTGCACCGCATACATTCCCTCAAAAAAGGGCAAGATCTTGAAGGACATTCAAGAGGatgaagaaaaactgaaggaaacACGGTGGCCATTTGCCTCTCCGAGACGGAAACCTCAggtggggcaggcaggggcaaACTCACATCTCCTGGGAGGAGCAAAATCCAAATCTCCCAAGAGCACAGAATCCACGAGACGACGGCTAGAAGCCTTAAG AATCACCAGGGTTAAAGTGAAAAAAGGGGAATCCTTTGAGGAAGCAGCTGGTGACCATCCCCACTCTGAGCAgtcctgggaggaggaggaggaagagaagggaagaggtgTCAAGAGCTccagcccagaggagcagagcagtgatcTGGAGGCCAGAGCCAGCCCTGATGTCCTTGGGGCTGAATCCAGTCAGcacagtgaggaggaggaggaagtaAAGTCGGGCCCATCACTTGGCCATtcccaggaggaagaggaggaggaggaggaagaggaagccAAGGCAGACCTGTCACTTGGCCAttcccaggaggaggaggaagaggaagccAAGGCAGACCTGTCACTTGGCCAttcccaggaggaggaggaagaggaagccAAGGCAGACCTGTCACTTGACCAttcccaggaggaggaggaggaggaagaggaagccAAGGCAGGCCCATGCCATGGCCATtctgaagaggaagaggaggaggaggagtgcagAGGCAGCCCTGGGTGTGGCAggtcccaggagcagcaggaggctcaGTCAGAGCCCGGAGCCTTGCAGTATGAGGATGAGGAGTATGAGAGCGATGGCTCTGAGGACAAGGCCAGTGATGAGGAAGGGGACTGA
- the FAM161A gene encoding protein FAM161A isoform X1, with translation MEDPHRAFCLAASCLRTPLDPRTRAPAALYERGPPPAAAQDDFDLDSNTNREQTTPPKRDCDKWIDFSKMYNSNQEYYLKLEELKNAHMETMAKLESMYRNKLCLKGAPPLDKRNDTSPKCCRPTWDKSSYQPLNLHKSFSDSDLSDPLGSSVSDASDEELVLEGNGSETGSSSFAKQQIEKMWDGFSLEDYISRAKHSLPSSPARRKVPKKHKVWSPRITVPKPFQMTIREAQRKEQNVKSKSRIELENHLVKKQLEEEAECQKKFRAKPVPAAVFLPLYHDIVQREEERRSSVRERSRLKLLAAQKPFKFIERERQRSESRKMLLKDVPPAENKTKAFRAKPVPKCVYSPDFNDRLKKEELYREIRIRMRAEELLRNSSVPNSRLALKETSKKKKHKSTEPKRTEHKPKIKSSVPNFELLHEKFQKRLLQQKEVKHLTVCEPFDLCTAYIPSKKGKILKDIQEDEEKLKETRWPFASPRRKPQVGQAGANSHLLGGAKSKSPKSTESTRRRLEALRNSLEEKRKLEEQQKRNRTKQIQRKKKFQKIVMSRAEANDPHQSLAQVSKSRLKTFRNNEKQRRQEYWQELQEMEERVKQMPLLFERVTQKNARIAAEKYYSNRLRALGICPEFVSKKGRAAKSLQFSTAGDFTSIAVRERITRVKVKKGESFEEAAGDHPHSEQSWEEEEEEKGRGVKSSSPEEQSSDLEARASPDVLGAESSQHSEEEEEVKSGPSLGHSQEEEEEEEEEEAKADLSLGHSQEEEEEEAKADLSLGHSQEEEEEEAKADLSLDHSQEEEEEEEEAKAGPCHGHSEEEEEEEECRGSPGCGRSQEQQEAQSEPGALQYEDEEYESDGSEDKASDEEGD, from the exons ATGGAGGACCCGCACCGCGCCTTCTGCCTGGCCGCCTCCTGCCTCCGCACGCCGCTCGACCCGCGCACTCGGGCCCCAGCCGCGCTCTACGAGCGggggccgccgcccgccgccgcgcaG GATGACTTTGACTTGGATTCAAATACCAACAGAGAGCAGACCACCCCTCCAAAGAGAGACTGTGACAAGTGGATAGACTTTTCCAAAATGTACAATTCAAACCAAGAGTATTATTTGAAGCTGGAAGAGTTGAAGAATGCCCACATGGAGACCATGGCAAAGCTGGAAAGCATGTACAGGAACAAGCTGTGTTTAAAAGGAGCACCACCCTTGGATAAGAGGAATGACACCTCTCCAAAGTGCTGTAG GCCGACTTGGGACAAGAGTTCATATCAGCCTCTTAACCTGCACAAATCCTTTTCTGACTCAGACTTAAGTGATCCCTTGGGCTCAAGCGTATCTGATGCGTCTGATGAAGAGTTAGTGTTGGAGGGGAATGGCAGTGAAACTGGATCATCCTCATTTGCTAAGCAGCAGATTGAAAAGATGTGGGATGGGTTCTCTCTGGAAGACTACATCTCCCGTGCCAAGCACAGCTTGCCCAGCTCACCGGCCCGCAGGAAGGTGCCCAAGAAACACAAAGTGTGGTCCCCCAGAATCACCGTGCCCAAGCCTTTCCAGATGACCATCAGAGAAGCTCAGAGGAAAGAGCAGAACGTCAAATCCAAGTCGCGGATTGAGCTGGAAAATCACTTGGTGaagaagcagctggaggaggaagcGGAGTGTCAGAAAAAGTTCCGAGCCAAGCCCGTGCCCGCCGCCGTCTTCCTGCCGCTCTACCACGACATCGTGCAGCGCGAGGAGGAGCGCAGGAGCTCtgtgagggagaggagcagacTCAAGCTCCTGGCAGCCCAAAAGCCGTTTAAATTCATCGAGAGAGAGAGGCAAAGGAgtgaaagcaggaaaatgctgttgaAAGACGTGCCCccagctgaaaataaaacaaaagcgTTCAGAGCGAAACCGGTCCCAAAGTGTGTTTATAGTCCGGATTTCAATGACAGGCTAAAGAAGGAGGAGCTCTACAGGGAAATCAGGATCAGGATgagagctgaggagctgctaCGAAATTCATCTGTACCCAACAGCAGGCTGGCCTTAAAAGAGACcagcaaaaagaagaaacacaagaGCACTGAACCAAAGCGAACGGAACACAAACCCAAGATCAAATCAAGCGTTCCCAATTTTGAGCTCCTACATGAGAAATTCCAGAAACGCCTCCTGCAACAAAAAGAAGTGAAACACCTCACAGTCTGTGAGCCTTTCGACCTTTGCACCGCATACATTCCCTCAAAAAAGGGCAAGATCTTGAAGGACATTCAAGAGGatgaagaaaaactgaaggaaacACGGTGGCCATTTGCCTCTCCGAGACGGAAACCTCAggtggggcaggcaggggcaaACTCACATCTCCTGGGAGGAGCAAAATCCAAATCTCCCAAGAGCACAGAATCCACGAGACGACGGCTAGAAGCCTTAAG GAATTCCcttgaggaaaagagaaaactggaagaacaacaaaaaaggaacagaaCCAAGCagatacaaagaaagaaaaagttccaGAAAATTGTGATGTCTCGGGCTGAGGCCAATGACCCACATCAGAGCCTAGCTCAGGTGTCTAAATCCAGATTAAAAACATTCAG GAACAACGAGAAGCAAAGAAGGCAGGAATATTGGCAAGAACTGcaagaaatggaagaaagagTAAAACAAATGCCATTGCTTTTTGAAAGAGTCACTCAG aaaaatgcCAGAATAGCTGCAGAAAAGTATTATTCAAACAGACTGAGAGCACTGGGGATCTGCCCAGAGTTTGTTTcaaagaaaggaagagcagCCAAGTCACTGCAATTCTCCACTGCTGGAGATTTTACCTCCATTGCTGTCAGAGAAAG AATCACCAGGGTTAAAGTGAAAAAAGGGGAATCCTTTGAGGAAGCAGCTGGTGACCATCCCCACTCTGAGCAgtcctgggaggaggaggaggaagagaagggaagaggtgTCAAGAGCTccagcccagaggagcagagcagtgatcTGGAGGCCAGAGCCAGCCCTGATGTCCTTGGGGCTGAATCCAGTCAGcacagtgaggaggaggaggaagtaAAGTCGGGCCCATCACTTGGCCATtcccaggaggaagaggaggaggaggaggaagaggaagccAAGGCAGACCTGTCACTTGGCCAttcccaggaggaggaggaagaggaagccAAGGCAGACCTGTCACTTGGCCAttcccaggaggaggaggaagaggaagccAAGGCAGACCTGTCACTTGACCAttcccaggaggaggaggaggaggaagaggaagccAAGGCAGGCCCATGCCATGGCCATtctgaagaggaagaggaggaggaggagtgcagAGGCAGCCCTGGGTGTGGCAggtcccaggagcagcaggaggctcaGTCAGAGCCCGGAGCCTTGCAGTATGAGGATGAGGAGTATGAGAGCGATGGCTCTGAGGACAAGGCCAGTGATGAGGAAGGGGACTGA